One part of the Trypanosoma brucei brucei TREU927 chromosome 4, complete sequence genome encodes these proteins:
- a CDS encoding protein kinase, putative, with amino-acid sequence MVPSEPQQELPVKQVLGDAVSTPTTNVEGSPTVTAGMPAQRLRPAARRAMGHRRSVSVFYEVSAQSAASPTCSTRGTSTLNAHFLNLPEMLQTVLNAPADKILPRGWLRLLDRVLGHGSFGEVVYGELARNVSAVECHVDPVLGLPRVAPPCRSSGAATGGPADDISISPTEPPRNFGSAAARSDSISAVADVAAGDCRSKHGSANTENGCSFSDMAEGTAAGDGVKCGRSTLNRDSDGGMCDLEDAFLASTSCVSTQSSSHSCISTTVADSPQPCRDQFVSSRTDTSRLGDLEATTEPSTQKELSTVVAVKRVDKGRLSKRQQFVVAFHSEVHLSCTLQHPSLVFVHGVAEDETELYLVMEVAEGGTLQEYAKEASAEDLQLTVPRMIAEIVLALEYLRQHGVAHRDIKPCNILLTKDHHVKLADFGSACKIDDPAANTFGGTVAYMAPEVVKTGKATSTSDLWSLGCVVFELFAGQTPIQGKTHVLMMSAIKEYQNGSIAFPETFPTDAQNLVQLLLRCEPCDRLGSDETGGFESLKKHDFFANVDWAQYNCLSKPGP; translated from the coding sequence ATGGTGCCGTCTGAACCCCAGCAGGAGCTTCCGGTCAAGCAGGTATTAGGGGACGCCGTCAGCACACCAACCACAAATGTGGAGGGGTCCCCAACCGTAACTGCCGGTATGCCTGCGCAGCGTCTAAGACCTGCTGCACGTCGCGCCATGGGTCACCGCCGGTCGGTTAGTGTATTTTACGAAGTGTCGGCGCAATCTGCAGCATCCCCCACGTGCTCTACGCGGGGCACATCCACGTTGAATGCACACTTCCTTAACTTGCCTGAGATGCTGCAAACTGTGTTGAATGCACCAGCGGACAAGATTCTACCTAGAGGGTGGCTCCGGCTCCTGGATAGGGTATTGGGCCATGGTTCGTTTGGGGAAGTAGTGTATGGAGAGTTGGCACGTAATGTTAGCGCAGTGGAATGCCACGTAGATCCGGTATTAGGACTTCCCCGAGTCGCGCCCCCGTGTCGCAGCTCCGGAGCTGCAACAGGGGGCCCTGCGGACGATATTAGCATAAGCCCCACAGAGCCGCCACGAAACTTTGGGAGCGCTGCTGCTCGTAGTGATTCGATCTCTGCTGTTGCTGATGTAGCCGCTGGGGACTGTCGTAGCAAGCATGGTAGCGCCAACACAGAGAATGGCTGCTCTTTCTCTGATATGGCTGAGGGCACCGCTGCTGGGGATGGTGTTAAGTGCGGCCGAAGTACACTAAACCGTGACTCGGACGGGGGCATGTGTGACTTAGAGGATGCCTTTTTGGCGTCAACATCTTGCGTGAGCACCCAATCGTCAAGTCATTCCTGTATATCGACTACTGTAGCCGACTCCCCACAGCCATGTCGCGACCAATTTGTCTCTAGTAGGACTGACACTTCTCGGTTGGGGGATTTGGAAGCCACAACAGAACCATCAACCCAAAAAGAGTTGTCAACAGTGGTGGCGGTGAAACGAGTAGACAAAGGTCGTTTGTCAAAGCGTCAGCAGTTTGTAGTTGCCTTCCACTCGGAGGTCCATCTCAGTTGTACCCTTCAACACCCTTCTCTAGTTTTTGTGCATGGAGTAGCGGAGGATGAGACGGAACTCTATCTTGTTATGGAAGTTGCTGAAGGGGGTACACTTCAGGAGTATGCCAAAGAAGCATCGGCGGAGGATCTACAACTTACTGTCCCTCGCATGATAGCTGAAATTGTTCTGGCGTTAGAGTACCTACGACAACATGGCGTCGCACACCGTGATATTAAACCGTGTAATATTTTGCTTACTAAAGACCACCACGTAAAGCTGGCTGATTTTGGTTCGGCTTGCAAAATTGATGACCCCGCAGCGAACACATTCGGGGGCACCGTCGCCTACATGGCTCCAGAGGTGGTGAAGACAGGAAAAGCGACATCGACGAGCGACTTATGGTCCCTCGGCTGCGTTGTGTTCGAACTCTTCGCAGGTCAAACACCGATCCAGGGGAAAACTCATGTGCTCATGATGTCGGCGATAAAGGAGTATCAGAATGGCAGCATCGCCTTCCCCGAAACCTTCCCAACAGATGCTCAGAATCTTGTGCAACTTCTTCTTAGGTGTGAACCATGCGATCGTCTGGGTTCTGACGAAACAGGGGGTTTTGAATCCTTAAAGAAGCACGATTTTTTTGCCAACGTCGACTGGGCCCAGTATAATTGTTTGTCGAAGCCGGGGCCTTGA
- a CDS encoding cytochrome c oxidase VIII (COX VIII), putative (COX VIII: curated by Dr. Keith Matthews (University of Manchester). Evidence is based on purification of the components of the cytochrome oxidase complex and N-terminal sequence determination. Manuscript in preparation.) — MIRRTAPAVSFTTSHRALMLRTNRPLLSADMHSLERFKVAWDEMPVHLIGASRKQSFEWYWKCMYQLGIRSTYRMTKSRVVMNWCAVFVFMYLTYISVCFSSFYHIYYQDWPEEFKRENARAYAQSKGSDVWAADGKFIKPYFHINPPMLTMTTEDL; from the coding sequence ATGATCCGTCGCACGGCACCAGCAGTGAGCTTCACAACGTCTCACCGCGCCCTGATGCTGCGCACTAACCGCCCTCTTTTGTCCGCTGATATGCACTCGCTGGAACGCTTCAAAGTCGCGTGGGATGAGATGCCTGTTCATCTAATCGGTGCTTCGCGCAAGCAATCTTTTGAGTGGTACTGGAAGTGTATGTATCAACTTGGCATTCGCTCAACATACCGCATGACAAAGAGTCGAGTGGTTATGAATTGGTGCgcagtgtttgtttttatgtaTCTGACATACATCTCTGTGTGCTTCTCGTCGTTTTACCATATATACTATCAGGACTGGCCCGAAGAATTCAAGCGGGAGAACGCGCGGGCATATGCACAATCCAAGGGTTCGGATGTTTGGGCAGCGGATGGCAAGTTTATCAAACCGTACTTTCACATAAATCCTCCGATGCTAACAATGACGACTGAAGATCTGTGA